In the Pseudonocardia cypriaca genome, one interval contains:
- a CDS encoding formate dehydrogenase subunit gamma, translated as MTTNVTDLAALRVGRVREIATARRGLRGPLIPILHAIQEDLGHIDQADVPVIADVLNLSAAEVHGVVTFYRDFRRERGGRTTLRICRAEACQAVGAEALGAHARRRLGVDFGETTSDGAVTLDEVFCLGNCALGPAVQVDGRLHGRVSPARLDALLGEVVP; from the coding sequence ATGACGACCAACGTCACCGATCTCGCCGCACTGCGGGTGGGGCGGGTACGCGAGATCGCGACCGCTCGCCGTGGGCTGCGCGGCCCCCTGATCCCGATACTCCACGCGATCCAGGAGGACCTCGGCCACATCGATCAGGCGGACGTCCCGGTGATCGCGGACGTGCTCAACCTCTCCGCCGCCGAGGTGCACGGGGTCGTCACGTTCTACCGCGACTTCCGCCGCGAACGGGGCGGTCGCACCACGCTCCGGATCTGCCGGGCCGAGGCCTGCCAGGCCGTCGGGGCGGAGGCGCTCGGCGCGCACGCCCGCCGCCGCCTCGGCGTCGACTTCGGCGAGACCACCTCCGACGGAGCCGTCACCCTCGACGAGGTCTTCTGCCTCGGCAACTGCGCACTCGGCCCCGCCGTGCAGGTCGACGGCCGCCTGCACGGCCGGGTGAGCCCCGCGCGCCTCGACGCGCTGCTCGGCGAGGTGGTCCCGTGA
- a CDS encoding ASCH domain-containing protein — protein MLIRRPVLDAIAAGTVTCLFRRWDRPRVRVGGTQRTAVGVLEFTSVDPVDEAGLTADDARAAGFADLAALQRAQRGEGQLHRIGVRLAGPDPRVALRAKRRLSQADRAEIDARLARMDRASANGPWTAAVLELIAENPGVRAPDLAARMGRETLPFKRDVRKLKELGLTESLEVGYRLSPRGRAYRRG, from the coding sequence GTGCTGATCCGTCGCCCCGTCCTCGACGCCATCGCAGCCGGCACGGTGACGTGTCTGTTCCGGCGCTGGGACCGGCCGCGCGTGCGGGTGGGCGGCACGCAGCGCACGGCGGTGGGCGTCCTCGAGTTCACCTCGGTCGACCCCGTCGACGAGGCCGGGCTGACCGCCGACGACGCGCGAGCGGCGGGTTTCGCCGACCTCGCCGCCCTCCAGCGGGCTCAGCGCGGGGAGGGGCAGCTCCACCGGATCGGGGTGCGGCTCGCCGGGCCCGACCCGCGCGTGGCGCTGCGGGCGAAGCGGCGGCTGTCGCAGGCCGACCGCGCCGAGATCGACGCCCGGCTGGCGCGCATGGATCGGGCCTCGGCCAACGGGCCGTGGACCGCGGCGGTGCTGGAGCTGATCGCGGAGAACCCCGGAGTGCGCGCGCCCGACCTCGCCGCGCGCATGGGCCGGGAGACGCTGCCGTTCAAGCGCGACGTCCGCAAGCTCAAGGAGCTGGGGCTGACCGAGAGCCTGGAGGTCGGCTACCGGCTGTCGCCGCGCGGACGGGCCTACCGCCGCGGCTGA
- the hrcA gene encoding heat-inducible transcriptional repressor HrcA — MNADERRFAVLRAIVADYVATHEPVGSKMIVERHNLGVSSATVRNDMAVLEDEGLIAQPHTSAGRVPTDKGYRLFVDRLAQVKPLSSAERRAVQAFLDGAVDLDDVLRRSVRLLAQLTRQVAVVQYPTLTRSTVRHCEIVQLTPARLMVVVITDSGRVDQRVVDLGDVTSDDAVSQLRTLVNGALVGRPLAAASAAVAELPNTAPADLRDAMIAVSTVLIETLVEHPEERLLLGGTANLTRSAADFPHSLRRVLEALEEQVVVLKLLASAQERSMVTVRIGEENEAEEMRDTSVVSIGYGPGTVLGGMGVVGPTRMDYPGSIAAVHAVARYVGEILAGR; from the coding sequence GTGAACGCCGACGAGCGACGCTTCGCCGTCCTGCGGGCGATCGTCGCCGACTACGTCGCCACCCACGAGCCCGTCGGCTCGAAGATGATCGTCGAGCGGCACAACCTGGGTGTCTCCAGCGCCACCGTCCGCAACGACATGGCGGTGCTGGAGGACGAGGGCCTGATCGCCCAGCCCCACACGAGCGCGGGGCGGGTGCCCACCGACAAGGGCTACCGGTTGTTCGTCGACCGGTTGGCGCAGGTCAAGCCGCTCTCGTCGGCGGAGCGCCGCGCTGTGCAGGCGTTCCTCGACGGCGCGGTCGACCTCGACGACGTCCTCCGCCGCAGCGTGCGGCTGCTCGCCCAGCTCACCCGCCAGGTCGCGGTGGTGCAGTACCCCACGCTCACCAGGTCCACCGTGCGCCACTGCGAGATCGTGCAACTCACGCCCGCCCGGCTGATGGTGGTCGTGATCACCGACAGCGGCCGGGTCGACCAGCGCGTCGTCGACCTCGGCGACGTCACCTCCGACGACGCCGTCTCGCAGCTGCGCACGCTGGTCAACGGCGCGCTCGTGGGACGGCCGCTCGCGGCCGCGTCCGCCGCCGTCGCCGAGCTGCCCAACACCGCGCCGGCCGACCTCCGCGACGCCATGATCGCGGTGTCGACGGTGCTGATCGAGACGCTCGTCGAGCACCCGGAGGAGCGGCTGCTCCTCGGCGGCACCGCCAACCTCACCCGCAGCGCCGCCGACTTCCCGCACTCGCTGCGCCGGGTGCTCGAGGCGCTCGAGGAGCAGGTGGTGGTGCTCAAGCTGCTGGCGTCCGCCCAGGAGCGGAGCATGGTCACCGTGCGCATCGGCGAGGAGAACGAGGCCGAGGAGATGCGCGACACCTCGGTGGTATCCATCGGTTACGGGCCGGGCACGGTGCTCGGCGGCATGGGCGTCGTGGGGCCCACGAGGATGGACTACCCGGGTTCCATCGCCGCCGTGCACGCGGTGGCCCGTTACGTTGGTGAGATCCTGGCTGGACGCTGA
- the dnaJ gene encoding molecular chaperone DnaJ translates to MVRDYYGTLGVAPDAGPDDIKRAYRKLARELHPDVNPDPEAQERFREVSAAYEVLSDPEKRRIVDLGGDPLGNGRGGGAAGAADPFSAFGFGDIMDAFFGGQGGPRGRGPRSRVQPGADALIRMHLTLEECATGVTRDLTVDTAVLCHECSGSGCAPGSAPTMCDICNGRGEVQSVQRSFLGQVVTSRPCPNCRGFGEVIPEPCRQCGGDGRVRSRRTVGVRIPPGVADGMRVRLAGQGEVGPGGGPAGDLYVEVEEEPHDLFTRDGADLHCTVQLPMTAAALGTTLPLPTLDGVEELHLEPGTQAGTVRTLRGKGMPRLRSTGRVDGHGDLMVHVDVVVPTKLDAKQTELLRQLAALRGEEQPDLAGGNRNGHGIFSRLRDSFGR, encoded by the coding sequence GTGGTACGGGACTACTACGGGACACTGGGCGTCGCGCCAGACGCCGGCCCAGACGACATCAAGCGGGCCTACCGCAAGCTGGCGCGTGAGCTGCACCCCGACGTCAACCCGGACCCGGAGGCGCAGGAGCGCTTCCGCGAGGTCAGCGCCGCGTACGAGGTGCTGTCCGACCCGGAGAAGCGCCGCATAGTCGACCTCGGCGGCGACCCGCTGGGCAACGGCAGGGGCGGCGGGGCAGCCGGTGCGGCCGACCCGTTCAGCGCGTTCGGTTTCGGCGACATCATGGACGCGTTCTTCGGCGGCCAGGGCGGTCCGCGTGGCCGGGGCCCGCGCAGCCGGGTGCAGCCGGGCGCCGACGCCCTGATCCGGATGCACCTCACCCTCGAGGAGTGCGCCACCGGCGTCACCCGCGATCTCACGGTCGACACCGCCGTGCTCTGCCACGAGTGCAGCGGCTCGGGCTGCGCGCCGGGCAGCGCTCCCACGATGTGCGACATCTGCAACGGCCGCGGCGAGGTGCAGAGCGTGCAGCGCTCGTTCCTCGGCCAGGTCGTCACCTCGCGGCCCTGCCCCAACTGCCGCGGCTTCGGCGAGGTGATCCCCGAGCCGTGCCGGCAGTGCGGCGGCGACGGGCGCGTGCGCTCGCGGCGCACGGTGGGCGTGCGCATCCCGCCGGGCGTCGCCGACGGCATGCGGGTGCGGCTGGCCGGGCAGGGCGAGGTCGGCCCGGGCGGCGGCCCCGCAGGCGACCTCTACGTGGAGGTCGAGGAGGAGCCGCACGACCTGTTCACCCGCGACGGCGCCGACCTGCACTGCACCGTGCAGCTGCCGATGACGGCCGCGGCGCTGGGCACCACGCTGCCGCTGCCCACCCTCGACGGCGTCGAGGAGCTGCACCTGGAGCCGGGCACCCAGGCCGGCACCGTGCGCACCCTGCGGGGCAAGGGCATGCCGCGGCTGCGCTCCACCGGGCGCGTCGACGGTCACGGCGACCTGATGGTGCACGTCGACGTCGTCGTGCCCACCAAGCTCGACGCCAAGCAGACCGAGCTGCTGCGCCAGCTCGCGGCGTTGCGCGGTGAGGAGCAACCCGACCTCGCGGGCGGCAACCGCAACGGGCACGGCATCTTCTCGCGGCTGCGCGACTCGTTCGGCCGATGA
- a CDS encoding alpha/beta fold hydrolase, whose protein sequence is MTLIDVGGLPTWYAEYGDGEPLVYLHGGFSSSREFAPVREAYAERFHVFTPDRRGHGHTPDVPGPFSYELYAEDAVAFLDEVVGGPAHLVGYSDGAITALLVGLARPDLVRRMVLISGQFHQNGLIPAFFHGPDAVAELQESVLGVWYAEDSPDGGEHFPVVAAKIIESALTGPTLAAEQLAGVPARTLVLSGDDDAITLEHTIEMYRSLPEAELAVVPGTSHVLVMEKPALVTQLVLDFLTSDAAPTIMPIRRA, encoded by the coding sequence ATGACGCTGATCGACGTCGGCGGCCTGCCCACGTGGTACGCCGAGTACGGCGACGGGGAGCCGCTGGTCTACCTGCACGGCGGGTTCTCCAGCTCGCGCGAGTTCGCACCGGTGCGCGAGGCGTACGCCGAGCGGTTCCACGTCTTCACACCCGATCGACGCGGCCACGGGCACACCCCCGACGTGCCGGGCCCGTTCAGCTACGAGCTGTACGCGGAGGACGCCGTCGCCTTTCTCGACGAGGTCGTCGGCGGGCCGGCGCACCTCGTCGGCTACAGCGACGGCGCGATCACCGCGCTGCTCGTGGGGCTCGCCCGCCCCGACCTCGTGCGCCGGATGGTGCTGATCAGCGGCCAGTTCCACCAGAACGGCCTGATCCCGGCGTTCTTCCACGGGCCGGACGCGGTGGCCGAGCTGCAGGAGTCCGTGCTCGGGGTCTGGTACGCCGAGGATTCCCCGGACGGCGGCGAGCACTTCCCGGTGGTCGCGGCGAAGATCATCGAGAGCGCACTCACCGGGCCGACGCTCGCCGCCGAGCAGCTCGCCGGGGTTCCGGCCCGCACGCTCGTGCTGTCCGGTGACGACGACGCGATCACCCTCGAGCACACGATCGAGATGTACCGGTCGCTCCCGGAGGCCGAGCTCGCGGTGGTGCCCGGCACCTCGCACGTGCTGGTCATGGAGAAGCCCGCGCTGGTCACCCAGCTCGTGCTGGACTTCCTCACCTCGGACGCGGCGCCAACGATCATGCCCATCCGCCGCGCGTGA
- a CDS encoding 16S rRNA (uracil(1498)-N(3))-methyltransferase: MTTAPLFLLDPLPEAGPARLDGPEGRHAATVKRLRPGETVLLCDGRGGLAHAVVDTAGRDTVDLTITARADADPPSPRVVLAQALVKGDRGELAVELATEAGVDGILPWRAARCVARWEEGPRGEKALGRWRSTAREAAKQARRPWLPVVEQPVTTAALARRVAGADLAVVLHEAAPERLADLALPPRGELLLVVGPEGGITDAEIGTLVEAGARPVRLGPEVLRASTAAAVALGALGVLTARWG; the protein is encoded by the coding sequence GTGACCACTGCACCGCTGTTCCTGCTCGACCCGCTCCCCGAGGCGGGTCCGGCCCGGCTGGACGGGCCGGAGGGCCGGCACGCCGCCACCGTCAAGCGGCTGCGCCCGGGTGAGACCGTGCTGCTCTGCGACGGCCGCGGCGGGCTCGCGCACGCCGTGGTCGACACCGCAGGCCGCGACACCGTCGACCTCACGATCACCGCCCGGGCCGACGCCGACCCGCCCAGCCCTCGGGTGGTCCTCGCCCAGGCGCTCGTGAAGGGCGACCGCGGCGAGCTGGCGGTCGAGCTCGCCACCGAGGCGGGCGTGGACGGGATCCTGCCCTGGCGCGCCGCGCGCTGCGTGGCCCGCTGGGAGGAGGGGCCGCGGGGGGAGAAGGCACTTGGCCGCTGGCGCAGCACCGCGCGCGAGGCCGCGAAGCAGGCCCGCAGGCCGTGGCTGCCCGTTGTCGAGCAGCCCGTCACCACCGCTGCGCTCGCCCGCCGCGTCGCCGGGGCCGACCTCGCGGTCGTGCTGCACGAGGCCGCCCCGGAACGGCTCGCCGACCTCGCGCTGCCGCCGCGCGGTGAGCTGCTGCTCGTGGTCGGCCCGGAAGGTGGGATCACCGACGCCGAGATCGGGACGCTCGTCGAGGCCGGCGCGCGGCCGGTGCGGCTGGGCCCGGAGGTACTGCGCGCATCGACGGCCGCAGCCGTGGCACTGGGCGCATTGGGTGTGCTCACCGCGCGGTGGGGGTGA
- a CDS encoding alpha/beta hydrolase family protein: MPTPLAIPYGDHPSQFGELTLPDGEPRGVVVVVHGGFWRRRFGLELGRPLAADLVAAGYAAWNIEYRRVGGDGGWPATFEDAAAAVDLLAGRDLPMDRIVAVGHSAGGHLATWLAARPGLPPGTPGAGPAVRLRGVVSQAGVLDLVDAERNGVGNGAATDLLGGGPDDVPDRYALASPVERLPIGVHVVCVHGTADVNVPIRQSERFVAAAGDEAELVTLAGVEHFALIDPATHAWHVCRDAVERLCEPRDPITTERDWFDT, from the coding sequence GTGCCGACGCCGCTCGCCATCCCCTACGGCGACCATCCCAGCCAGTTCGGCGAGCTCACCCTCCCCGACGGTGAGCCGCGCGGCGTCGTCGTCGTGGTGCACGGCGGGTTCTGGCGCAGGCGCTTCGGCCTCGAGCTCGGCCGGCCGCTCGCGGCCGACCTCGTGGCCGCCGGGTACGCCGCCTGGAACATCGAGTACCGGCGCGTGGGCGGCGACGGTGGCTGGCCCGCCACGTTCGAGGACGCCGCCGCTGCTGTCGATCTCCTCGCCGGCCGGGACCTGCCCATGGACCGGATCGTGGCCGTCGGGCACTCGGCCGGCGGGCACCTCGCCACCTGGCTCGCCGCGCGCCCCGGCCTGCCACCGGGCACCCCCGGCGCGGGCCCGGCCGTGCGGCTGCGCGGTGTGGTCAGCCAGGCCGGTGTGCTGGACCTCGTGGACGCGGAGCGGAACGGCGTGGGCAACGGCGCGGCCACGGACCTGCTCGGTGGCGGCCCGGACGACGTGCCCGACCGGTACGCCCTCGCCTCGCCGGTGGAACGGCTGCCGATCGGCGTCCACGTCGTGTGCGTGCACGGCACCGCCGACGTCAACGTGCCCATCCGGCAGAGCGAGCGCTTCGTGGCGGCGGCCGGGGACGAGGCGGAGCTGGTGACCCTGGCGGGGGTGGAGCACTTCGCGCTGATCGACCCGGCGACGCACGCGTGGCACGTGTGTCGGGACGCGGTGGAGCGGCTGTGCGAACCGCGCGACCCGATCACTACTGAAAGGGATTGGTTCGACACATAG
- a CDS encoding serine/threonine-protein kinase gives MNQPFRSSYHEELFGPYRLEVLLGRGGMGEVFRAFDTERERVVALKRLPARLTGDHEFRARFEREAQLAAGLGNPHVIPIHRFGDLDGRLFIDMRFVDGVDVADVIKAVGPVSPDRAVAIIEQAAGALDAAHAGGLVHRGVKPSNLLIDRNVDESLGDHVYVVDFGVTFADAATRTHSLSQTEEFLGGFEYMAPEQFGGVIDERADIYALACVLFELVTGQKPIHADGSGLPEWARAHLHVAPTVPSQIRPELGTALDDVIDRALAKKSEDRYESAGELVVAAKRALAAAGEPSTEAAVIELDSRADEYAAFAECAERKHIEQATGRDVVEVGSAPDSSAATVQVAGPPRRADDTSVEVPGALFVPAGTAGNVFEKGGAARSGRPGPAGSPASAAHVPASPTPSSARWWLTVVAAIAVIGVLAAGVGTIAAMSEDAPTDAAEPATPPDPIGAMPPERVAPSDAGGPTVRAVVPVGQAPQGLAVSPGGGPVLVANVDSRTVSVIDRDAAAVSASMPVPGTPRYVAVGPDGRRAYVSMYSGEGADSAVAAIDLAGGSVSALVPSSPQPYALAAAPTGDVYVPSHGSASVAILDGRTLEFGRSVTVEPNPHSVAFSPSGERAYTANHESDSISVIDVASNTVVTTTDVGRSPHALAASPDGRVVAVANYDDGTISFVETIGNRTTMTIPVGPTPQHLTFSVDGRRLYVVNEDTDAVTTVDVAVGAVVATTPVGRSPRFVVATSDGTTLYVSNSVDGTVSVLDVS, from the coding sequence GTGAATCAGCCTTTCCGGAGCTCGTACCACGAAGAGCTGTTCGGGCCCTACCGCCTCGAGGTCCTGCTCGGCCGCGGCGGAATGGGTGAGGTGTTCCGTGCTTTCGACACCGAGCGCGAGCGGGTCGTCGCCCTCAAGCGGTTGCCCGCCCGGCTGACGGGTGATCACGAGTTCCGCGCCCGGTTCGAGCGGGAAGCGCAACTGGCGGCCGGCCTGGGCAACCCGCACGTCATTCCCATTCACAGGTTCGGTGACCTCGACGGACGCCTGTTCATCGACATGCGCTTCGTCGACGGCGTCGACGTCGCCGATGTGATCAAGGCGGTCGGGCCGGTCTCGCCCGACCGGGCCGTCGCGATCATCGAACAGGCGGCCGGCGCGCTCGACGCCGCGCACGCAGGTGGACTCGTCCATCGTGGGGTCAAGCCGTCGAACCTGTTGATCGACCGGAACGTCGACGAGTCGCTCGGCGACCACGTCTACGTCGTGGACTTCGGAGTCACCTTCGCTGATGCTGCCACCCGGACCCATTCGCTGAGCCAGACGGAGGAATTCCTCGGCGGCTTCGAGTACATGGCCCCCGAGCAGTTCGGAGGCGTGATCGACGAACGGGCCGACATCTACGCGCTCGCGTGCGTGCTGTTCGAACTGGTCACCGGGCAGAAGCCGATTCACGCCGACGGATCCGGACTTCCGGAGTGGGCACGCGCGCATCTCCACGTCGCCCCGACCGTTCCCTCGCAGATCCGGCCAGAACTGGGAACGGCGCTCGACGACGTCATCGATCGTGCGCTGGCGAAGAAGTCCGAGGATCGGTACGAGAGTGCCGGCGAGTTGGTCGTCGCGGCCAAACGCGCACTTGCCGCGGCCGGAGAACCGTCCACCGAAGCGGCAGTAATCGAGCTTGACAGCCGTGCGGACGAGTACGCCGCATTCGCGGAATGCGCGGAGCGCAAGCACATCGAGCAGGCGACCGGACGCGACGTGGTCGAGGTCGGTTCCGCGCCGGATTCGTCGGCCGCGACGGTGCAGGTCGCCGGTCCTCCTCGTCGTGCGGATGACACGTCGGTGGAGGTGCCGGGGGCGCTCTTCGTCCCGGCCGGCACCGCTGGGAACGTGTTCGAGAAGGGCGGAGCGGCCCGCTCAGGGCGGCCGGGACCTGCTGGATCACCGGCGTCTGCCGCTCACGTGCCGGCTTCCCCCACACCGTCTTCCGCACGATGGTGGCTGACGGTCGTCGCGGCGATCGCGGTCATCGGCGTTCTGGCCGCCGGGGTCGGAACCATCGCGGCCATGTCGGAGGACGCCCCGACCGATGCCGCTGAGCCGGCCACGCCTCCTGATCCGATCGGGGCGATGCCGCCGGAACGGGTCGCGCCGTCCGACGCCGGCGGCCCGACGGTCCGGGCGGTGGTGCCGGTCGGGCAGGCGCCGCAGGGTCTCGCCGTCTCCCCGGGCGGCGGGCCGGTGCTCGTCGCCAACGTCGACTCACGGACCGTCTCGGTCATCGACCGCGACGCCGCGGCCGTGTCCGCCTCGATGCCGGTGCCCGGCACGCCGCGCTACGTCGCGGTCGGCCCGGACGGTCGCCGCGCGTACGTCAGCATGTACAGCGGCGAGGGGGCCGACAGCGCGGTGGCGGCCATCGACCTCGCCGGCGGCTCGGTCTCGGCGCTGGTGCCCAGCAGCCCGCAGCCGTACGCCCTTGCCGCCGCCCCGACCGGGGACGTCTACGTGCCGAGCCACGGCTCGGCGAGCGTCGCGATCCTCGACGGGCGGACGCTGGAGTTCGGAAGGTCCGTGACGGTTGAGCCGAACCCGCACAGTGTCGCGTTCTCCCCGTCGGGAGAGCGCGCCTACACCGCGAACCACGAGTCCGACAGCATCTCCGTCATCGACGTTGCTTCGAACACCGTGGTGACCACGACCGACGTCGGGCGCAGCCCGCACGCCCTGGCCGCCTCGCCCGACGGACGCGTCGTGGCGGTCGCGAACTACGACGACGGCACCATCTCGTTCGTCGAGACCATCGGCAACCGAACGACCATGACGATCCCCGTCGGCCCGACGCCGCAGCATCTGACGTTCTCCGTCGACGGTCGGCGCTTGTACGTCGTCAACGAGGACACCGATGCGGTCACCACCGTCGACGTCGCGGTCGGCGCGGTGGTGGCCACCACGCCGGTGGGCCGGAGCCCCCGTTTCGTCGTCGCGACATCCGACGGCACGACGTTGTACGTGTCCAACAGTGTTGACGGGACGGTCAGCGTCCTCGACGTGTCGTGA